A section of the Streptococcus oriscaviae genome encodes:
- a CDS encoding PoNe immunity protein domain-containing protein, whose product MFRDKYKDSEYFEKRLKFNMKTFDEFEGLREEVPEERLDYFYLSQSGYSKKLLTISYSLGLSSDEIFKWFKISLHYYSLIYSENDGIFTIIDYLSLAVLFDQRKEEFIDDIRVLFDNYQKFSEEDEIVQDDYIDALFEYLLEDKIIKFHSNLEYLNMIGYDAGSVIEAQKFWYYAHSDAAWYDTHKTNDAYYGYWSFDTAALCKIRGIYDERLKALDYFPYDLLVQTAD is encoded by the coding sequence ATGTTTAGAGATAAATATAAAGATAGCGAATATTTTGAAAAAAGATTGAAATTTAATATGAAAACTTTTGATGAATTTGAGGGATTGAGGGAGGAGGTGCCTGAAGAAAGGCTTGACTACTTTTACCTCTCTCAATCAGGATATTCAAAAAAGTTGCTCACTATCAGTTACTCTTTGGGATTGTCATCAGATGAAATCTTTAAATGGTTTAAGATTAGTTTGCATTACTATAGTTTAATTTATAGCGAAAATGATGGTATTTTTACAATCATTGATTATTTATCTCTTGCGGTTCTTTTCGACCAGCGTAAAGAAGAATTTATTGATGATATAAGGGTATTATTTGATAACTATCAAAAGTTTTCAGAAGAAGATGAAATTGTTCAAGATGATTATATTGACGCATTATTTGAGTATTTACTAGAAGATAAAATTATCAAATTTCACTCTAATCTCGAATACCTCAATATGATAGGATATGACGCTGGCTCTGTTATCGAAGCTCAAAAATTTTGGTACTATGCCCATTCAGATGCCGCTTGGTATGATACGCATAAGACCAATGACGCTTACTATGGTTACTGGAGTTTTGACACAGCGGCCCTGTGCAAGATTCGTGGGATTTATGACGAACGCCTGAAGGCCTTGGATTATTTCCCTTATGATTTGTTGGTTCAAACGGCTGATTAG
- a CDS encoding ABC transporter ATP-binding protein, with amino-acid sequence MFALIFNYVRRHKWLYLLVAVTLIIYDATLLVPTQIIQRMVDTLASQGLTQGRLVQDMTMLFLVSLLNYGMAFIWHLKLFQASINFKFEMQQRAFRKMVVMRTPFYEKFRSGDIMTRFSTDADGLMDMVGYGLMIVVYSGGMLAFIIPTMFLMDWKISFWAILPMLAMAGCIVVFGRMQDEAIEKNREAVANLNTEVLEVVEGIRVTRAYSKKATLEARFQKRTSELAKGGNRITSLQSVYAPLASVFLGLSNAAVLLLGAHALQKGDISLGQVIALQLYVSSLLEPFWMLADFILVYQTGKTSFEKLQELIDTGDDLEADGSGEIAELASISFKDYSFSYPQAERQSLTGINWTLKAGQTVGIVGKTGAGKTTLVRQLLRQYPVGQGQFRINGQPILEVKRSSIEGKIGYVPQEHILFSKSVGENIALGKVDSSPEEIEQAIATAAFTQDLERMSDGLDTMIGERGVSISGGQKQRISIARAFLRNPDLLILDDSLSAVDARTERQIIQNIQKERTGKTNVIVTHRLSAVNHADWVLVLDEGRIVEEGTPADLLAQEGWYYEQYQRQQSQEGGE; translated from the coding sequence ATGTTTGCTTTAATTTTTAACTATGTCCGCAGGCATAAGTGGCTCTACTTGTTGGTTGCGGTGACCTTGATTATTTACGATGCGACCCTCTTGGTGCCAACCCAGATTATTCAGCGGATGGTGGACACTTTAGCCAGTCAGGGCTTGACCCAAGGGCGGTTGGTGCAGGATATGACCATGCTCTTTTTGGTCAGCCTGCTCAACTATGGGATGGCCTTTATCTGGCACCTCAAGCTTTTTCAGGCTTCGATTAACTTTAAGTTTGAGATGCAGCAGCGGGCCTTCCGTAAGATGGTGGTCATGCGGACGCCTTTTTATGAAAAATTCCGTTCGGGCGACATCATGACCCGCTTTTCAACGGATGCGGATGGGCTGATGGACATGGTGGGGTATGGGCTGATGATTGTCGTCTATTCAGGAGGCATGCTGGCCTTTATCATTCCGACCATGTTTCTGATGGACTGGAAGATTTCCTTCTGGGCTATTCTGCCCATGCTGGCTATGGCGGGCTGTATTGTTGTTTTTGGACGCATGCAGGACGAGGCCATTGAAAAAAACCGTGAAGCGGTTGCCAACCTCAATACCGAGGTCTTGGAAGTGGTAGAAGGGATTCGGGTTACTCGGGCGTACAGCAAGAAGGCGACCTTGGAGGCGCGTTTTCAGAAACGAACCAGCGAGCTGGCTAAGGGCGGGAACCGTATTACCTCCCTCCAATCGGTCTATGCTCCCTTGGCTTCTGTCTTTCTGGGGCTGTCCAATGCAGCTGTGCTCCTCTTGGGAGCCCATGCCCTCCAGAAGGGCGACATCAGTCTGGGGCAGGTTATTGCCCTCCAACTGTATGTTAGCTCACTCCTTGAGCCTTTCTGGATGCTGGCTGACTTCATCCTGGTCTATCAGACGGGTAAGACTTCCTTTGAGAAGTTGCAGGAGCTGATTGATACAGGCGATGATTTGGAGGCGGATGGTTCTGGGGAAATAGCAGAGCTGGCAAGTATTTCCTTCAAGGATTACAGCTTTAGCTATCCACAGGCCGAACGGCAGAGCCTTACAGGCATCAACTGGACACTGAAGGCTGGACAAACGGTAGGAATTGTTGGAAAAACAGGGGCAGGGAAAACCACCCTCGTCCGCCAATTGCTCCGTCAGTATCCAGTCGGTCAGGGGCAATTTCGTATCAATGGTCAGCCAATTTTAGAGGTGAAACGTTCTTCGATTGAGGGCAAGATTGGCTACGTTCCTCAAGAACATATCCTCTTTTCTAAGTCTGTTGGCGAAAATATTGCTCTGGGGAAAGTTGATAGCAGTCCTGAGGAGATTGAACAAGCCATTGCAACAGCAGCCTTTACTCAAGACTTGGAGCGGATGAGTGATGGCCTTGATACCATGATTGGGGAGCGGGGCGTATCCATTTCTGGCGGCCAGAAGCAACGGATTTCTATTGCCCGGGCCTTCTTGCGCAATCCAGACTTGCTCATCTTGGACGACTCCTTGTCGGCAGTGGACGCTCGCACCGAACGCCAGATTATCCAAAACATTCAAAAAGAACGTACTGGTAAGACCAATGTCATCGTGACCCACCGTCTGTCGGCTGTCAATCATGCGGACTGGGTGCTGGTCTTGGATGAGGGGCGGATCGTCGAAGAAGGAACGCCTGCTGACTTACTAGCCCAAGAGGGTTGGTATTATGAGCAATACCAACGCCAGCAAAGTCAGGAAGGAGGGGAATAA
- a CDS encoding PoNe immunity protein domain-containing protein, producing MFRDKYKDEEYFRQEFKFNLDTFNEFEEMKTGVNKNKITDFGMVQSGYSYKLVTMSYSLGLPFNEIFKWFKISLRYFELSYDVYGSTYDLIDYLSLAVLFEDRKAEFIEDIEKIFQKYLSFVDAGDQLQDDYIDFLGMYLLHDQVVNFHSRLEYLNLMGDTADSVIEAQKFWYYAHSEAAWYDTHKSEDAYYGYWSFDTAALCKIRGIYDERLKELDYFPYDLLVQKDD from the coding sequence ATGTTTAGAGATAAATACAAAGATGAAGAGTATTTTAGACAAGAGTTCAAATTTAATTTAGATACCTTTAATGAATTTGAAGAAATGAAAACAGGAGTAAATAAAAATAAAATTACTGATTTTGGAATGGTTCAATCAGGTTATTCTTATAAATTAGTAACCATGAGCTATTCTCTCGGATTACCATTCAATGAAATCTTCAAATGGTTTAAAATTAGCTTGCGATATTTTGAGTTATCTTATGACGTGTATGGCAGTACATATGACTTAATAGACTATCTTTCTCTTGCAGTCCTTTTTGAAGACCGCAAAGCGGAGTTCATTGAGGATATTGAAAAGATTTTTCAAAAGTATTTGAGTTTTGTAGATGCAGGTGACCAATTACAAGACGATTATATTGATTTCCTAGGCATGTACTTACTGCATGACCAGGTTGTCAACTTTCATTCTCGCCTTGAATACCTCAATCTGATGGGAGATACCGCAGACAGCGTTATTGAAGCTCAGAAATTCTGGTACTACGCCCATTCAGAGGCGGCTTGGTATGATACGCACAAATCAGAAGATGCCTATTATGGCTACTGGAGTTTTGACACAGCGGCCCTGTGCAAGATTCGTGGGATTTATGACGAACGCTTGAAAGAATTGGATTATTTTCCATATGATTTGTTAGTTCAAAAAGATGATTAA
- a CDS encoding ferrous iron transport protein A has protein sequence MKLDSLAIGKVYRLVDCQLGEDIRKHLSHLGLQTDSTLRLISKTKDNAIIQVKASRLALDKAIIEALTLVEHDQDQSHLPLSDLKVGKQAQVVEICATGALKRRLMDMGLTKETKLYLKKVAPLGDPIEITLRGYELTLRKSEAQMVRVQELGEDTK, from the coding sequence ATGAAATTAGATTCGTTAGCAATCGGAAAAGTTTATCGTTTGGTGGACTGCCAACTTGGAGAAGATATTCGCAAGCACCTAAGCCATCTAGGACTCCAGACAGACAGTACCCTTCGCTTGATTTCCAAAACCAAAGACAATGCCATTATTCAAGTCAAGGCCAGCCGATTAGCCCTTGATAAGGCCATTATAGAGGCATTAACCCTAGTTGAACACGACCAAGACCAAAGCCACTTGCCGCTTTCTGACCTCAAGGTCGGAAAACAAGCACAGGTGGTAGAGATTTGCGCTACCGGCGCCCTCAAGCGTCGCCTGATGGATATGGGATTGACCAAGGAAACCAAGCTCTATCTGAAAAAGGTTGCACCGTTAGGCGATCCGATTGAAATCACTCTGCGAGGCTACGAATTGACCCTACGGAAGTCCGAAGCGCAAATGGTGCGCGTCCAAGAACTCGGGGAGGATACAAAATGA
- a CDS encoding PoNe immunity protein domain-containing protein — MFRDKYKDGAYFEEAYDFIIASLQKRESEEYRSRIIPERLEGYYSTQSLHYKRLVSVGYSLNKTNDEIFKWFKNSLHYYLLSYTSHESIYDLIDYFSLGVLFEDRKAEFIEDIEKIFDKYMAFVDAGEQMQEDYIEFLAMYLLRGERVNFHSHLEYLNLMGDTADSVIEAQKFWYYAHSEAAWYDTHKTEDAYYGYWSFDTAALCKIRGIYDEHLKELDYFLYDLLVQEVD, encoded by the coding sequence ATGTTCAGAGATAAATATAAAGATGGAGCTTATTTTGAAGAAGCCTATGATTTTATAATTGCTTCATTGCAAAAACGGGAGTCAGAGGAGTACAGAAGTCGCATCATACCAGAACGATTAGAAGGTTACTATTCTACTCAATCTCTTCATTATAAACGACTAGTTAGTGTAGGTTATTCTTTGAATAAGACTAATGATGAAATCTTCAAATGGTTTAAAAACAGCTTACACTATTACTTACTTTCATATACCAGTCATGAAAGCATTTATGACTTGATTGACTACTTCTCTCTGGGGGTTCTCTTTGAAGACCGCAAGGCGGAATTCATTGAAGATATTGAGAAAATTTTCGATAAATATATGGCTTTCGTGGATGCGGGAGAACAAATGCAAGAGGACTATATTGAATTTCTTGCTATGTATTTATTACGAGGGGAGAGGGTCAATTTCCATTCCCATTTGGAGTATCTCAATCTGATGGGCGATACTGCAGACAGTGTTATTGAAGCGCAGAAGTTTTGGTACTATGCCCACTCAGAGGCGGCTTGGTATGATACGCATAAGACTGAGGACGCTTACTATGGTTACTGGAGTTTTGACACAGCGGCCCTGTGCAAGATTCGTGGGATTTATGACGAACATCTAAAGGAACTAGATTATTTCCTTTATGATTTATTAGTCCAAGAGGTTGATTAG
- the feoB gene encoding ferrous iron transport protein B produces the protein MTTHIALAGNPNSGKTTLFNLLTGANQRVGNWPGVTVERKSGQLKKDKTLVLQDLPGIYSLSPYTPEERVARDYLLSTEPALILNLVDATNLERNLYLTLQLIETGLPLVLALNMSDVLASQGRSLNLELLSYHLGISVVAISAVKKTGMPTLSQTIYRDLEQPKVQPFPQYDKQIEAALAQIMDFLPQDIPAHQQRFYAIKLLEKDEGIKTRLNLGEEAQAEIADIISIVEKLYNDESDAIMVNQRYQLIETIAQLVEKEAGSGFHLSDKIDQIVTNRFLALPIFAAVMWLVYFLSIQTVGTMGTDWVNEVLFGELVPNFIENGLQTLGVEDWLQSLILDGIVAGCGAILGFVPQIFVLFFCLGILEDIGYMSRIAFVMDRIFRRFGLSGKSFIPMLISTGCGVPGVMASRTIESEADRKITIMTATFMPCSAKLPIISLVAGAFFPGNPWIAPSAYFVGMAAIVLSGVALKKTKQLGGVASPFIMELPSYHLPQLTSVLRYSFDKSLSFIKRAGTIIFVTNVIIWFTSSYNWALQMVETDQSILASLGRGLAFFFEPLGFGNWRATVAAVTGLLAKETVIATFGILYKLGETTEENPELWSQLQNDYTALSAYAFLIFNLLCAPCFAAIGAIHREMGTAKWTWIAVGFQTLLAYCVSLTCYQLGSVLFYQQPLSFWTIASLLILVLGLYLLLRKPQQDLPIVRLHQLEKGELAWPPSS, from the coding sequence ATGACCACTCACATCGCCCTAGCCGGCAATCCCAACAGCGGAAAAACCACCCTCTTCAATCTCCTGACTGGAGCCAACCAGCGGGTCGGCAACTGGCCAGGTGTCACCGTCGAGCGCAAGTCCGGCCAGTTGAAAAAAGACAAAACCCTCGTCCTTCAAGACCTACCGGGTATCTACTCCCTGTCGCCCTACACACCTGAAGAGAGGGTCGCAAGGGACTACCTGCTCAGTACCGAGCCAGCCCTCATCCTCAACCTTGTAGATGCGACCAACCTCGAGCGCAACCTCTACCTGACCCTGCAACTGATTGAAACTGGTCTGCCTCTGGTCTTGGCCCTAAATATGAGCGATGTTCTCGCCAGTCAAGGCCGCTCCCTTAATCTGGAACTTCTCTCCTATCATCTAGGGATTAGCGTTGTGGCTATCAGTGCCGTCAAAAAGACAGGCATGCCCACCCTTTCGCAGACCATCTACCGTGACCTAGAGCAGCCAAAGGTACAGCCCTTCCCCCAATATGACAAGCAGATTGAGGCAGCTCTCGCCCAAATCATGGACTTCTTGCCGCAGGACATCCCTGCTCACCAACAACGCTTCTATGCCATCAAGCTTCTTGAAAAGGACGAAGGCATCAAAACCCGTTTGAATTTAGGCGAAGAGGCACAGGCGGAAATTGCAGACATCATCTCCATTGTCGAAAAACTCTACAACGACGAATCGGATGCAATTATGGTAAACCAGCGCTACCAGTTAATCGAAACCATCGCACAGTTGGTAGAAAAGGAAGCCGGATCTGGCTTTCATCTGTCTGATAAAATTGATCAAATCGTCACCAACCGTTTTTTGGCCCTGCCGATTTTTGCTGCGGTGATGTGGCTGGTCTATTTCCTTTCCATCCAAACCGTTGGTACTATGGGAACCGATTGGGTCAACGAGGTTCTGTTCGGAGAACTGGTGCCCAACTTTATCGAAAACGGCCTTCAAACACTAGGAGTTGAGGACTGGCTTCAATCCTTGATTTTAGACGGTATCGTCGCTGGCTGTGGAGCTATTTTAGGCTTCGTTCCTCAAATTTTCGTCCTCTTTTTCTGTCTGGGTATCCTAGAAGATATTGGCTATATGAGCCGGATTGCCTTTGTCATGGATCGGATTTTTAGACGCTTTGGCCTGTCTGGCAAGTCCTTCATCCCCATGCTTATTTCTACCGGCTGTGGTGTTCCGGGCGTAATGGCCAGCCGTACGATTGAAAGTGAGGCTGATCGAAAAATCACCATCATGACAGCTACCTTCATGCCCTGCTCAGCCAAACTGCCCATCATCTCATTAGTCGCAGGTGCATTCTTTCCGGGCAACCCCTGGATAGCACCAAGTGCTTATTTCGTCGGCATGGCTGCCATTGTCCTATCGGGTGTAGCCCTTAAAAAGACCAAGCAGCTGGGCGGTGTCGCCAGCCCCTTCATCATGGAGCTTCCTTCCTATCACCTTCCTCAGCTGACCAGTGTCTTGCGCTACTCCTTTGATAAATCACTTAGTTTTATCAAGCGGGCTGGAACCATCATTTTTGTGACCAATGTCATCATCTGGTTTACCAGCTCCTACAATTGGGCCCTGCAGATGGTAGAAACCGACCAAAGCATTCTAGCTTCTCTAGGTAGAGGCCTGGCCTTCTTCTTTGAACCACTGGGCTTTGGCAACTGGCGGGCAACTGTGGCTGCGGTGACCGGTCTTTTAGCCAAGGAAACCGTGATTGCCACCTTTGGTATTCTCTATAAACTAGGCGAAACGACCGAGGAAAACCCTGAATTGTGGAGCCAGCTTCAGAATGATTACACAGCCCTTTCCGCCTATGCCTTCCTCATCTTCAACCTCCTGTGCGCTCCTTGCTTTGCCGCTATCGGAGCCATCCATCGCGAGATGGGAACAGCTAAGTGGACTTGGATAGCTGTTGGTTTTCAGACCCTCCTAGCCTACTGTGTCAGCCTCACTTGCTACCAACTAGGCTCTGTACTCTTCTATCAGCAACCCCTCAGTTTCTGGACCATAGCCTCCCTCTTAATACTCGTCCTTGGACTGTACCTGCTTCTTAGAAAGCCGCAGCAAGACCTGCCGATTGTCCGTCTTCATCAATTAGAAAAAGGAGAACTTGCATGGCCACCATCATCCTAG
- a CDS encoding FeoB-associated Cys-rich membrane protein gives MATIILASLIFLSFLLAVRSLIKDKGACTDCSCDCPIKEEMD, from the coding sequence ATGGCCACCATCATCCTAGCCAGCCTGATTTTTCTAAGCTTCCTTCTTGCCGTCCGCAGCCTCATAAAAGACAAGGGTGCCTGCACAGACTGCAGCTGCGATTGCCCCATCAAAGAAGAGATGGACTAA
- a CDS encoding T7SS effector LXG polymorphic toxin, protein MRIDMSEVKGQKAALEAQLTSLRSQLAAAKQSLQAAQSSSALKGQVKEAIDAKIGNHQLPLLTNYENALTLLASSYDELITRFQSITGETSDSAIINTDYLSELKSKAAGIFTDSQMINSDANRIYSSISDIIPLSSPSLSAMTTAKSELDRLLDKLIADMSAFNSLKADNALADLFSSQNHQLGRLGQAVSSGYQHDSALAFFQDTAFRKTVEEVSHVLSHGGSGKQLTSALAKEILGSRYSGRISDADLAHFRNLDKKSQEEYAKFIRSPFEAQINAMALAELEDKYGHLIQGEKSFRSTGYGRVLTGELTPEQYNYIIGRYEYLVARGDIGKAELARLETMFANLRPEDKAKLDAMTLPELMEQDRLLFFDCQGLEFDYLFGSAADKARIDYSKLRFEELMDHEVIDWRDPQYMEKLNAYVNETGLDPRTGKEASDDLKFVAKHYGWVKGSSTLVASIADAVIDYSDLFKLNILSKMNDIGEVNSEVTAFKKTAPITGVDEIPKTRADKITIESLGEHNTIDKFSSPLKSVTWEGTAWESTMDDLHHTMVTNNTPVVSNVHTVDEIAQQQAELLKVRNGDANLSTSMRKGNYGEIVQDEYYRQLGYERISKDIVTSLDSPSHKGIDGVYYNPDGHPPYIISEAKYNTAQLNKGLADGTNQMDRNWINKRLDKAIDKGHAKAIRKSWFSDDGNVQSNLFNVKDNGNIIINQLDDTAKKMK, encoded by the coding sequence ATGAGAATTGATATGTCAGAAGTCAAGGGTCAAAAGGCTGCCCTTGAAGCTCAACTGACTAGTCTTAGGAGCCAATTAGCCGCTGCCAAGCAGAGTCTGCAGGCAGCCCAGTCTTCCTCAGCGCTCAAGGGTCAGGTAAAAGAAGCCATTGACGCTAAGATCGGCAACCATCAGCTCCCGCTTCTGACCAACTATGAAAATGCCCTGACTCTGCTTGCCTCCTCCTACGATGAACTTATTACTCGTTTCCAATCGATAACAGGGGAAACCAGCGACAGCGCCATTATCAACACAGACTATCTATCTGAGCTCAAAAGCAAGGCAGCTGGAATCTTTACGGATAGCCAGATGATTAACTCAGATGCTAACCGTATCTACAGCAGTATCAGTGACATCATTCCTCTATCCAGTCCATCTCTTTCTGCGATGACAACGGCCAAGTCAGAATTGGACAGGCTCTTGGATAAGCTGATTGCGGACATGAGCGCATTTAACAGCCTCAAGGCAGACAATGCGCTCGCGGACTTGTTCAGCAGTCAGAACCATCAACTTGGAAGGTTGGGACAGGCAGTCAGTTCTGGCTACCAGCATGACAGTGCGCTTGCCTTCTTTCAGGACACGGCCTTTCGCAAGACCGTGGAGGAGGTCAGTCATGTCTTGAGCCACGGTGGCTCTGGCAAGCAACTGACATCAGCCCTTGCCAAGGAAATCCTTGGTTCTCGCTATTCTGGTCGCATTTCGGATGCGGATCTGGCTCACTTCCGCAATCTGGACAAGAAATCGCAGGAAGAGTATGCCAAATTTATCCGCTCCCCATTTGAAGCTCAGATTAACGCCATGGCCTTGGCGGAGTTGGAAGATAAGTACGGACACTTGATTCAGGGAGAAAAAAGTTTCCGTAGTACAGGCTATGGTCGGGTGCTGACAGGAGAGTTGACACCTGAGCAATACAACTATATCATCGGTCGTTATGAGTATCTTGTCGCCCGGGGAGATATAGGTAAGGCAGAGCTCGCACGACTGGAGACCATGTTTGCCAATCTGCGTCCAGAGGACAAGGCTAAACTTGATGCCATGACCTTGCCTGAGTTGATGGAACAAGATAGACTTCTCTTTTTCGACTGTCAGGGGTTGGAATTTGACTACCTCTTTGGCAGTGCCGCGGATAAGGCTCGTATAGATTACAGCAAGCTCCGCTTTGAAGAACTGATGGATCACGAAGTTATCGACTGGCGCGACCCACAGTATATGGAAAAGCTCAATGCCTATGTCAATGAGACTGGCCTTGACCCACGGACAGGCAAGGAAGCTAGCGACGATCTGAAGTTTGTGGCCAAGCACTATGGCTGGGTTAAGGGAAGTTCAACGCTCGTTGCTTCTATAGCGGATGCGGTGATTGATTATTCGGATTTGTTTAAGCTCAACATTCTCAGCAAGATGAATGACATTGGAGAGGTCAATAGTGAAGTGACCGCCTTCAAGAAGACAGCACCGATAACCGGCGTGGATGAAATTCCTAAGACTAGAGCAGATAAGATAACTATTGAATCGTTAGGGGAACACAATACCATCGATAAGTTTTCTTCACCTCTTAAGTCGGTTACTTGGGAAGGCACTGCGTGGGAAAGCACAATGGATGATCTCCATCATACAATGGTGACCAATAACACGCCGGTTGTATCCAATGTCCATACGGTAGATGAGATAGCCCAGCAACAAGCAGAGTTACTTAAGGTGAGAAATGGTGACGCTAATCTTTCCACTTCTATGCGTAAAGGTAACTATGGTGAAATTGTTCAAGACGAGTATTATCGTCAACTGGGCTATGAGCGTATCAGTAAGGATATAGTCACGAGCCTTGATAGCCCAAGCCACAAGGGGATTGATGGGGTTTACTACAATCCAGATGGCCATCCGCCTTATATCATCTCTGAGGCTAAGTATAATACGGCCCAACTCAATAAAGGCTTGGCAGATGGGACGAACCAAATGGATCGAAACTGGATTAATAAACGGCTTGATAAAGCGATTGATAAAGGACATGCAAAAGCTATTCGCAAATCATGGTTTAGCGATGATGGAAATGTTCAAAGTAATCTATTCAATGTCAAAGATAATGGTAATATTATCATCAACCAGTTAGATGATACGGCTAAGAAAATGAAATGA
- a CDS encoding ABC transporter ATP-binding protein encodes MRVLGLLLKEIKHVKWLFLGSVTVYLLASGLIRFAPLILQRLIDGPLTAISKGALFEQAVFLQELGYYLLMVGVGAIGFYVSMRLLMYCANGIAENLRNRTYDVMQRLPISYFDDKPAGKIATRIVNDTETLRNQFYGTLVYAFNNTVRLAYTFGILFYMNTSLGLVILLLIPLCIGVQYAYKKMTDKPMKDYYDARSDVNTQVNETMNGASLIQLFGQEERVLADFEATADKMRQADNKIVWAQSIATWNLTGFLQNLVITGILTIVGYQFLKGQSELTSGRLFVYISYIEGVFIAIGALIQQFPNLLRSLETGKRVIELLEEETETDSPEDLQVTDGQVIFDRVSFAYEEGKTILKDISIQADKGETVALVGHTGSGKSSIMNLLYRFYDPQKGRVLIDGKNIRDYSRESLRSHMGIVLQDPYLFTGTIASNVAMNDQEMDRELVLASLEKVGAGPMLARLEQGIDEPVVEKGAAFSSGERQLIAFARTLYSNPKILILDEATSHIDTETEEIIQHAMEVVKEGRTTFIIAHRLSTIQTADQILVLDQGRIIERGRHEDLIEQGGVYAHMHQIQQKI; translated from the coding sequence ATGAGAGTTTTAGGCTTATTGTTGAAAGAAATCAAGCATGTGAAGTGGCTTTTTCTAGGCTCCGTGACGGTCTATTTGCTGGCTTCTGGTCTGATACGGTTTGCGCCTTTAATTTTGCAGCGCCTTATTGATGGCCCTTTGACAGCAATTAGCAAGGGAGCCTTGTTTGAGCAGGCTGTCTTTTTGCAGGAATTGGGCTACTATTTGCTCATGGTAGGTGTTGGGGCGATTGGTTTTTATGTTTCGATGCGTTTACTGATGTACTGTGCCAATGGGATAGCGGAAAACTTGCGCAATCGTACCTATGATGTGATGCAGCGTTTGCCGATTTCCTACTTTGATGACAAACCTGCTGGAAAGATTGCGACACGGATTGTCAATGATACAGAAACCCTGCGCAATCAATTTTATGGAACTCTGGTTTATGCGTTTAACAATACTGTTCGGCTGGCCTATACGTTTGGGATCCTCTTCTATATGAATACCAGTTTGGGGCTGGTTATCTTGCTCTTGATTCCTCTGTGTATCGGTGTTCAGTATGCCTATAAGAAGATGACGGACAAGCCTATGAAGGACTATTACGATGCCAGAAGTGATGTCAATACGCAGGTCAATGAAACCATGAACGGTGCTAGTCTGATCCAACTTTTTGGACAGGAGGAGCGTGTCTTGGCTGACTTTGAAGCAACTGCGGACAAGATGCGGCAGGCAGACAATAAGATTGTCTGGGCCCAGTCTATCGCGACGTGGAATCTGACAGGCTTCTTGCAAAATTTGGTTATCACAGGGATTTTGACCATTGTGGGCTACCAGTTTCTCAAGGGGCAGTCAGAGTTGACATCGGGTCGTCTCTTTGTCTATATCAGCTACATCGAAGGGGTCTTTATTGCCATCGGGGCTCTGATTCAGCAGTTCCCTAATCTCCTGCGTTCTTTGGAAACCGGCAAGCGCGTGATTGAGCTCTTGGAGGAAGAAACGGAAACGGACTCTCCTGAGGACTTGCAGGTGACAGATGGTCAGGTCATCTTTGACCGCGTCAGCTTTGCTTACGAAGAAGGAAAAACCATTCTCAAGGACATCTCCATTCAGGCAGACAAGGGGGAAACAGTCGCTCTGGTCGGCCACACGGGTTCAGGCAAGTCGTCCATCATGAACTTGCTCTACCGCTTTTACGATCCGCAAAAAGGGCGGGTCTTAATCGATGGGAAAAACATCCGTGACTACTCTCGTGAAAGCCTGCGCAGTCACATGGGAATTGTCCTACAAGATCCCTATCTCTTCACCGGCACCATCGCTAGTAATGTCGCTATGAATGACCAAGAGATGGACCGTGAACTGGTCTTGGCTTCGCTTGAAAAGGTTGGGGCAGGCCCTATGCTGGCACGGTTGGAGCAGGGGATTGATGAGCCGGTTGTTGAAAAAGGTGCGGCCTTCTCCAGTGGAGAACGCCAGCTGATTGCCTTTGCCCGCACCCTTTATTCCAATCCCAAAATTCTGATACTAGATGAAGCGACCTCGCATATCGATACAGAAACTGAGGAAATCATCCAGCACGCCATGGAAGTGGTCAAAGAGGGGCGGACAACCTTTATCATCGCCCATCGCCTATCCACCATTCAGACGGCGGATCAGATTTTGGTCTTGGATCAGGGCCGCATTATCGAGCGTGGCAGACACGAGGACTTGATTGAACAAGGCGGCGTCTATGCCCATATGCACCAGATTCAGCAGAAGATATAA